The following coding sequences lie in one Phragmites australis chromosome 8, lpPhrAust1.1, whole genome shotgun sequence genomic window:
- the LOC133926952 gene encoding auxin-responsive protein IAA23-like, with product MSTSSTNSAASPAVSGLDYDDTALTLALPGSFSSAAADPAADRKRAHADHNKPPSPKARAVGWPPVRAYRRNALRDEAAGASAGCKLVKVAVDGAPYLRKVDLAAHDGYAALLRALHGMFASCLADGVGRLVDSATGAEYVPTYEDKDGDWMLVGDVPFKMFVDSCKRIRLMKSSEAVNLPPRTSSQ from the exons ATGTCGACAAGCTCGACCAACTCTGCGGCGTCCCCGGCCGTGTCCGGCCTCGACTACGACGACACCGCACTCACCCTAGCACTCCCTGGATCCTTCTCCTCCGCTGCCGCCGACCCCGCCGCCGACCGCAAGCGCGCCCACGCCGACCACAACAAACCGCCCTCCCCAAA GGCGCGGGCGGTGGGGTGGCCGCCGGTGCGTGCGTACCGGCGCAACGCGCTGCGCGATGAGGCCGCGGGCGCGAGCGCCGGGTGCAAGCTCGTGAAGGTTGCCGTGGACGGCGCGCCGTACCTGCGTAAGGTGGACCTCGCGGCGCACGACGGGTACGCGGCCCTGCTTCGCGCGCTCCACGGCATGTTCGCCTCCTGCCTCGCCGACGGGGTGGGCAGGCTCGTGGACTCCGCCACCGGCGCCGAGTACGTGCCCACCTACGAGGACAAGGACGGCGACTGGATGCTCGTCGGAGACGTCCCCTTCAA GATGTTCGTGGACTCGTGCAAGCGGATCCGTCTCATGAAGAGCTCTGAGGCCGTCAACCTAC CTCCAAGGACGTCATCCCAATGA